The Polaribacter tangerinus genome has a segment encoding these proteins:
- a CDS encoding CYTH domain-containing protein — MSLEIERKFLVTSLNFKEESIYIQTIKQGFLNTDKNRVVRIRTCNTKAYITVKGKTNAEGTTRFEWEKEILLKEATQLLLLCEPTIIEKNRYLVKKGNHTFEIDEFLGENKGLIVAEVELNKADEYFEKPVWLGKEVTGDLKYYNAVLSKNPYTKWPI; from the coding sequence ATGAGTTTAGAAATAGAAAGAAAGTTTTTAGTAACTAGTTTAAATTTTAAAGAAGAAAGCATTTATATTCAAACAATAAAACAAGGTTTTTTAAATACCGATAAAAACAGAGTGGTTCGTATTAGAACTTGTAATACAAAAGCGTACATTACCGTAAAAGGGAAAACAAACGCCGAGGGAACTACAAGGTTTGAATGGGAAAAAGAAATTTTACTTAAAGAAGCTACACAACTTTTACTATTATGTGAACCAACTATTATAGAAAAGAATAGGTATTTGGTAAAAAAAGGGAATCATACCTTCGAAATTGATGAATTTTTAGGAGAAAATAAAGGACTAATTGTTGCAGAAGTCGAATTAAACAAAGCAGATGAATATTTCGAAAAACCTGTGTGGCTTGGTAAAGAAGTAACTGGAGATTTAAAATACTACAATGCCGTACTAAGCAAAAATCCGTATACAAAATGGCCTATATAA
- a CDS encoding two-component regulator propeller domain-containing protein, with amino-acid sequence MKKIFSVYFLFLVSMVFSQTDYSDSWEDFYAYNNVKDFVIADQTIFALVDNAVFTYHLESGETNKISSIQGLSGENTTAIYYNTTFKRLVIGYETGLIEVLDNNGTITISSDIVNFNQSGEKSINHISEYGNTLYLSTPFAIVEYNIEKLEFGDTFFIGNGSSAVKVNQTLVSNNQLFAATEQGVFKADLTSSLLIDFKNWQPLFDGRNIRGIQEFQNDVYVIENNSLLKITSSNLTSVKSFTEKIVAIKTSASNLTVSLKNTAIVLNTILAEEVRFTTNSETNFTLNTAFFENGTVFLATKELGVLSASAIDTGSYLEIHPQGPLSNKVFSIDVHNKNLWVVYGGYNSVYGPVFNRQGFSHYNGETWLNTPFNPNFPITDLSYITIDTNAENKVYISSLGDTRDVNSSLSGGLLVVENDEIVQFYNHLNSPLEDIESLDASRVTIRITGTALDRDGNLWVANIGVPNELKKLSTNGQWTSVNMSSVKTNPSFGLSEMAIDRNNSVWYGSRNNGVFVYNENGNRKKSLIATPNLGNLPNATVKSVIVDKNNNVWMGTNSGLVVYNNTSGVFEETVTNANPIIILDDGIPKKLAGDQSISSIAVDGANNKWIGTDNGGVLYTNPNGQNTLANFSKKNSPLPSNRILKIKVENTSGKVYFATDKGIVAYNSNVAPFSDTLTAVYAYPNPVLKSHEFVTIAGRNGTTLPKGTNVKILDIAGNLVHETNVVEGQELQGGKVVWNKRNLAGNKVASGVYIVLLSTDDASETAMTKIAIVN; translated from the coding sequence ATGAAAAAAATCTTTTCAGTTTATTTCCTTTTTTTAGTTTCTATGGTTTTTTCCCAAACAGACTATAGCGACTCGTGGGAAGATTTTTACGCCTACAACAATGTTAAAGATTTTGTAATAGCCGATCAAACTATATTTGCTTTGGTAGACAATGCTGTTTTTACATACCATTTAGAATCAGGTGAAACAAACAAGATTTCCTCTATTCAGGGACTTTCTGGAGAAAATACCACTGCAATTTATTACAATACTACTTTTAAAAGATTAGTTATTGGTTACGAAACTGGTTTAATAGAAGTTTTAGACAATAATGGGACAATTACTATTTCTTCAGATATTGTAAATTTTAATCAATCAGGAGAAAAAAGTATCAATCATATATCTGAATATGGGAATACGTTATATTTATCTACTCCTTTTGCTATTGTAGAATACAATATCGAAAAGTTAGAGTTCGGAGATACTTTTTTTATAGGAAATGGCTCTAGCGCAGTAAAAGTTAATCAAACGTTAGTTTCTAATAACCAATTGTTTGCTGCCACAGAACAGGGTGTTTTTAAAGCAGATTTAACAAGTAGTTTGTTAATCGATTTTAAAAATTGGCAACCATTATTTGATGGTAGAAATATTCGAGGAATTCAAGAATTTCAAAATGATGTATATGTCATTGAAAATAACTCTTTATTAAAAATAACTTCTTCAAATTTAACGAGTGTTAAAAGTTTTACAGAAAAAATTGTCGCCATAAAAACATCGGCATCAAACCTAACAGTATCACTCAAAAATACTGCCATTGTTCTAAATACAATATTAGCGGAAGAGGTAAGGTTTACCACAAATAGCGAAACTAACTTTACTTTAAACACTGCTTTTTTTGAAAATGGTACCGTTTTTTTAGCTACAAAAGAGTTGGGAGTTTTATCAGCATCAGCAATAGATACAGGTAGTTATTTAGAAATTCATCCACAAGGTCCTTTGTCAAATAAAGTGTTTTCTATAGACGTGCATAATAAGAATCTTTGGGTAGTTTATGGCGGATATAATTCCGTTTATGGTCCTGTTTTTAATCGCCAAGGTTTTTCACATTACAACGGAGAAACTTGGTTAAACACACCATTTAATCCTAATTTTCCGATAACAGATCTAAGCTACATCACTATAGATACCAATGCCGAAAACAAAGTTTATATAAGTTCTTTAGGAGATACTAGAGATGTAAATAGTTCGTTAAGTGGCGGACTTCTAGTAGTAGAAAACGACGAGATTGTTCAGTTTTATAACCACTTGAATAGTCCGTTAGAAGATATAGAATCTTTAGATGCTAGTCGTGTTACTATCCGAATTACAGGAACAGCATTAGATAGAGACGGTAATTTATGGGTTGCCAATATAGGGGTGCCTAATGAGCTAAAAAAGTTATCTACAAATGGGCAATGGACAAGTGTTAATATGAGTTCGGTAAAAACAAATCCATCCTTTGGTTTAAGTGAAATGGCTATTGATAGAAATAATAGCGTGTGGTATGGATCTAGAAATAATGGCGTTTTTGTTTATAATGAAAACGGTAACAGAAAGAAGTCTTTAATAGCGACTCCCAATTTAGGTAATTTACCAAATGCAACGGTTAAGTCTGTAATTGTAGACAAAAATAATAATGTTTGGATGGGTACCAATTCTGGGTTGGTAGTTTACAATAATACTTCGGGAGTTTTCGAAGAAACAGTAACGAATGCCAATCCTATTATTATTTTAGATGATGGAATTCCTAAAAAACTTGCTGGAGATCAATCTATTAGTTCAATTGCTGTAGATGGAGCAAACAATAAATGGATTGGCACCGATAATGGTGGCGTTTTGTACACCAACCCAAACGGACAAAATACTTTGGCTAATTTTAGTAAAAAAAATTCGCCGTTACCTTCTAATCGAATATTAAAAATTAAAGTAGAAAATACATCCGGCAAGGTATATTTTGCTACAGATAAAGGGATTGTAGCCTACAATAGTAATGTGGCTCCTTTTTCAGATACGTTAACAGCGGTGTATGCGTATCCAAATCCTGTATTAAAAAGTCATGAGTTTGTTACCATAGCTGGTAGAAATGGTACGACCTTACCCAAAGGTACTAATGTAAAAATTTTAGATATTGCAGGAAATTTAGTGCATGAAACGAATGTAGTTGAAGGTCAGGAATTACAAGGAGGAAAAGTGGTTTGGAACAAAAGAAATTTAGCAGGAAATAAAGTTGCTTCTGGAGTATATATAGTGCTTTTATCTACAGATGATGCCTCAGAAACAGCTATGACTAAAATAGCAATTGTAAACTAA
- the recO gene encoding DNA repair protein RecO has protein sequence MAIIQTKAIVLSSLKYSDTSLIVKCFTEEEGVKSYLIRGVLKAKKGGLKIAYFQPLTQLNLIAKHSNKSTLHTIKEVQILNPYKTIYKDIVKQSVVLFLSEVLANSIQEEEANRNFYNYITTALLWLDLHDKITNFHLLFLLNATRYLGFYPDIDENDTSFDLLSGNFTASVYEKNTISGNEFYHFKKLLGMNFDTINMVSFSKNERQLVLKTIIKYYELHLDGFRKPKSLEVLETVFS, from the coding sequence ATGGCAATTATACAAACAAAAGCAATTGTTTTAAGTAGTTTAAAATATAGCGACACAAGTTTAATTGTAAAATGTTTTACCGAAGAAGAAGGTGTTAAGTCTTATTTAATAAGAGGGGTGTTAAAAGCAAAAAAAGGAGGCTTAAAAATTGCTTATTTTCAACCGTTAACACAATTAAACTTAATTGCAAAACATAGCAATAAAAGTACTTTACACACTATAAAAGAAGTACAAATTTTAAATCCATATAAAACCATTTATAAAGATATTGTAAAACAATCTGTAGTATTGTTTTTATCTGAAGTTTTAGCCAACAGTATTCAAGAAGAAGAAGCGAATAGGAACTTTTATAATTATATTACTACCGCACTTTTATGGTTAGATTTACACGATAAAATTACTAATTTTCACTTGTTATTTTTATTAAATGCCACTAGGTATTTAGGTTTTTATCCCGATATAGATGAAAATGATACCAGTTTCGATTTGTTATCAGGAAATTTTACTGCAAGTGTTTATGAGAAAAATACCATTTCTGGAAATGAATTTTATCATTTTAAAAAGCTATTAGGCATGAATTTTGATACAATTAATATGGTTTCTTTCAGTAAAAATGAAAGACAATTGGTATTAAAAACTATAATAAAATATTACGAATTGCACTTAGATGGTTTTAGAAAACCAAAATCTTTAGAAGTGCTTGAAACCGTTTTTAGTTGA
- a CDS encoding TonB-dependent receptor translates to MKNFLITIALFLSGFSFSQSVKVVDKKTGKVVKNVSIFNISETISITTDDKGFADISGFTNKETIIFSHLSYAVLSTTKSKIVSTNNIVYLAKQSEQLDEIVISLFKSDEKAKRIAEQIAVVNAREIQQLSPQTSADLLASIPGIKVQKSQFGGGSPVIRGMESNRVLLVVDGVRMNNAIYRKGHLHNAISVTPNMLDKTEVVFGPSSVLYGSDALGGVIHYYTKTPKLSETNEVKSQFFSRFSTVNQEITSNYLAEVRRKKWASLTSVSFSDFGDLMAGKNRAHGFKDWGKVFYYSENVNGNYNQNPTANTNPNLQRNTGYHQTDILQKFFITLTKNTDLKVNIQYSTSSNIPRFDRLTELSNGNLKFAEWNYGPQNRFLAATQFLINPGKKWLDKGTITAAYQHIEESRIQRKFNSLKRSYREEEVAVYSLNGDFSVPLTSDKSRIFSYGFELAYNDVNSKSYGKELAISNGEINGFSNTFNVQSRYPDDGSSYMSSALYLDYRQDLSSKATLNSGIRFTKTHLEANWLDQTFIQLENTNIRTDNSAITATLGYVYKPNKNWQINSVLSSGFRSPNIDDVGRVREKAGNVTIPNINVTPEFAYSAEIGVLKYFNDKKFRLGANVYYTLLDNYIQRDFVYNTSGTIKQVLFDGEYGNAVSNQNKGTAYITGFTANYLGKLSNSWNTSGFLTFTEGRTYDTNLPMSSIPPLFGQFDVSYTLNKLALGANVRFNAKKDIKDFNIVEGIDNHDLTPVVNANATEDILKYYGTPSWVTVGFNGSYEFSTNFSLQARLDNLLDQHYIEFASGVAAPGRNLSLSFVAVF, encoded by the coding sequence ATGAAAAATTTTTTAATAACAATCGCTTTATTTTTAAGTGGTTTTTCTTTTTCTCAAAGCGTTAAAGTTGTAGATAAGAAAACAGGAAAAGTAGTTAAAAATGTTAGTATTTTTAATATTTCAGAAACAATAAGTATAACCACTGATGATAAAGGATTTGCAGATATTTCTGGGTTTACGAATAAAGAGACAATTATTTTTTCGCATCTTTCGTATGCGGTTTTGTCAACTACAAAAAGTAAGATTGTAAGTACTAATAATATTGTTTATTTGGCAAAACAATCCGAGCAATTAGATGAAATTGTAATATCATTGTTTAAAAGTGATGAAAAAGCAAAAAGAATTGCAGAGCAAATAGCTGTAGTAAATGCCAGAGAAATTCAACAATTATCTCCCCAAACATCTGCAGATTTATTAGCATCGATACCAGGTATTAAAGTTCAGAAATCTCAATTTGGTGGCGGTAGTCCGGTTATTAGAGGGATGGAGTCTAATCGGGTTTTGCTGGTGGTTGATGGTGTGCGAATGAATAACGCTATATATAGAAAAGGGCATTTACATAACGCAATTTCTGTAACACCAAATATGCTAGATAAAACAGAAGTGGTTTTTGGTCCTTCCTCTGTTTTGTATGGCTCCGATGCTCTTGGAGGAGTTATTCATTATTACACAAAAACGCCAAAACTATCTGAAACAAACGAAGTGAAAAGTCAGTTTTTTTCAAGATTCTCTACCGTGAATCAAGAAATAACTTCAAATTATTTGGCCGAAGTTAGAAGAAAAAAGTGGGCCTCTTTAACCAGTGTTTCTTTTAGTGATTTTGGCGATTTAATGGCAGGCAAAAACCGAGCTCATGGATTTAAAGATTGGGGAAAAGTATTTTATTACTCCGAGAATGTAAATGGAAATTACAACCAAAATCCTACGGCAAATACCAATCCTAATTTACAACGAAACACAGGATATCATCAAACAGATATTCTTCAAAAGTTTTTTATAACTCTAACCAAAAACACCGATTTAAAGGTAAATATTCAATATTCCACAAGTTCAAACATACCAAGATTCGATAGATTAACAGAATTAAGTAATGGGAATTTAAAATTTGCAGAGTGGAATTATGGTCCGCAAAATAGATTTTTAGCAGCTACTCAATTCCTTATCAATCCGGGGAAAAAATGGTTAGATAAAGGCACAATTACCGCAGCATATCAACATATAGAAGAAAGCAGGATTCAGCGTAAATTTAATAGTTTAAAAAGGTCTTATAGAGAAGAAGAAGTGGCTGTTTATAGTTTAAATGGTGATTTTTCTGTGCCGCTTACTTCTGACAAAAGTAGAATTTTTTCCTATGGTTTCGAGCTTGCTTATAATGATGTTAACTCAAAATCTTACGGCAAAGAATTGGCAATTTCTAACGGAGAAATTAACGGTTTTTCAAATACATTTAACGTACAATCGAGGTATCCAGACGATGGAAGTTCTTACATGAGTTCTGCCTTATATTTAGATTACAGACAAGATTTAAGCAGTAAAGCTACTTTAAATTCGGGCATACGTTTTACTAAAACACATCTTGAAGCCAATTGGCTAGATCAAACATTTATTCAGTTAGAAAATACCAATATTAGAACAGACAACTCTGCAATAACCGCAACTTTAGGCTATGTATACAAACCAAATAAAAACTGGCAAATTAATAGTGTTTTATCCTCTGGTTTTAGGTCTCCAAATATTGATGATGTTGGTAGGGTGAGAGAAAAGGCAGGTAATGTTACCATACCTAATATAAATGTAACACCCGAATTTGCCTATAGTGCAGAAATAGGAGTTTTAAAGTATTTTAATGATAAAAAATTTCGTTTGGGAGCTAATGTTTACTACACATTATTAGATAATTATATTCAGAGAGACTTTGTTTACAATACAAGCGGAACCATAAAACAAGTGTTATTTGATGGAGAATATGGAAATGCTGTTTCAAATCAGAATAAAGGAACTGCTTATATTACTGGTTTTACAGCAAATTATTTGGGAAAACTTTCTAACTCCTGGAATACCTCTGGTTTCTTAACATTTACCGAAGGGCGAACGTATGATACGAATTTACCAATGTCTTCAATTCCGCCCTTATTTGGTCAGTTCGATGTTAGTTATACCTTAAATAAATTGGCCTTAGGAGCAAATGTACGTTTCAATGCTAAAAAGGATATTAAAGATTTTAACATCGTTGAAGGCATCGATAACCATGATTTAACACCAGTTGTGAATGCAAATGCAACAGAAGATATACTAAAGTATTATGGTACGCCAAGTTGGGTTACCGTTGGTTTTAACGGAAGTTATGAGTTTAGTACTAATTTTTCTTTACAAGCACGCTTAGATAATTTATTAGATCAACATTATATAGAATTTGCTTCTGGTGTTGCTGCACCCGGAAGAAATTTATCGTTGTCTTTTGTTGCTGTATTTTAA
- a CDS encoding SdpI family protein produces the protein MNDALLYVFTTNGLLFLISIIFWRFPPKKINNIYGYKTPKAMQNKEIWDFANTTFNKSLLFYSGISFLAGLVFATFINTNLTWQPMAFVFMALIVSIIKTEKALSDHFTEEGKRKRN, from the coding sequence ATGAACGACGCTTTATTATACGTTTTTACAACCAACGGACTTCTTTTTTTAATAAGTATTATATTTTGGAGATTCCCGCCAAAAAAGATAAACAATATTTATGGTTATAAAACGCCAAAAGCTATGCAAAATAAAGAAATTTGGGACTTTGCAAACACCACTTTTAATAAAAGTTTACTTTTTTATTCTGGTATTTCATTTTTAGCAGGACTCGTTTTTGCTACTTTTATAAATACAAATTTAACATGGCAACCTATGGCTTTTGTATTTATGGCTCTAATTGTAAGTATTATAAAAACAGAAAAAGCACTTTCTGACCATTTTACAGAAGAAGGAAAAAGAAAGCGAAACTAA
- a CDS encoding acyl-CoA thioesterase — MQTSKELIALLELDNIGNNRFLGNSYTIGSPQVFGGQVLAQSVNAAYKTIPENRFLHSLHGYFLEAGDLTTPIEYKVEEMRNGGSFSTRRVTAIQHQKSIFILAASFQIKEDGFEHQATFNKAIKQPEELLSWTDMLDKFGDFLPKATKSFLSVERPIEFKPVRVPNPLEPKDLPPTEQVWFRLKGENHQNLNHRTKQEILTYISDYNVLNAAFNPNGSTYNFGNTQTASLDHSMWFFRDFDFNDWMLFSAESPNAFGARGLAKGNIFTRNGSLIASFAQEGLLRPKKK, encoded by the coding sequence ATGCAAACGAGTAAAGAATTAATAGCTTTATTAGAATTAGATAACATAGGTAATAACCGATTTTTAGGAAATAGTTACACAATCGGGAGTCCACAAGTTTTTGGTGGTCAAGTACTAGCACAATCTGTAAATGCTGCTTATAAAACAATTCCAGAAAACAGGTTTTTACACTCTTTACATGGCTACTTTTTAGAGGCTGGAGATTTAACTACACCTATAGAGTATAAAGTGGAGGAAATGAGAAATGGTGGTAGTTTTTCTACCCGAAGGGTAACAGCCATTCAACATCAAAAATCTATTTTTATTTTAGCAGCTTCATTTCAAATTAAAGAGGATGGTTTTGAGCATCAAGCCACTTTTAACAAGGCAATTAAACAACCAGAAGAATTGCTTAGCTGGACAGATATGTTAGATAAATTTGGAGATTTTTTACCGAAAGCCACAAAAAGTTTTTTGAGTGTAGAAAGACCTATAGAATTTAAACCCGTTCGAGTACCAAACCCACTAGAACCAAAAGATTTACCACCAACAGAACAGGTATGGTTTCGTTTAAAAGGAGAAAATCATCAGAATTTAAACCACCGAACTAAACAAGAAATTCTTACTTATATTTCTGATTATAATGTACTGAATGCTGCTTTTAATCCGAACGGAAGTACCTATAATTTTGGCAATACCCAAACCGCAAGCTTAGACCATTCTATGTGGTTTTTTAGAGATTTTGACTTTAACGATTGGATGCTTTTTTCGGCAGAATCGCCAAATGCGTTCGGCGCAAGAGGCCTAGCTAAAGGAAATATTTTTACAAGAAATGGTTCTTTAATTGCTTCTTTTGCACAAGAAGGTTTATTAAGACCCAAAAAGAAATAA
- a CDS encoding GNAT family N-acetyltransferase, with product MLKKNTSNALYFSSVNKITDTIWQQLECENSIYYHRNFLSSIEKNHPEIQFTYIVILNNNQLPIAFSTIKIIDFNGTILENNFNLLKNIGKKIGLLKECSPLKLLISGNTFVSGEHGLFIKKNEHKKEVIDHLAKAIYNLIQTNKELKKTIDAFLLKDFINESLHLTDTLKNYKYHPFSVEPNMVLTVPKHWQSFEDYLAAMKTKFRVKAKKAFSQSKNIKIEDISVDKLAALMPEISNLYKNVATNAKFNLTNLNVHTYVDLKKHFGDTFMVKGFYLNEKLVGFMTGVINNKTLDAHFVGINYDLNRKYAIYQRMLYTYIEIAIAKKVNIINFGRTASEIKSSVGATPQELTVYVRHKKTITNKILKLFLQRIQPTPFQQKFPFKKK from the coding sequence ATGCTCAAAAAAAACACTTCTAACGCTTTATACTTCTCTTCTGTAAATAAAATTACAGATACTATTTGGCAACAATTAGAGTGTGAAAACTCAATCTACTATCATAGAAATTTTTTAAGTTCTATTGAAAAAAATCACCCAGAAATTCAGTTTACATATATTGTAATTTTAAATAACAATCAGCTTCCTATTGCTTTTTCTACAATTAAAATAATAGATTTTAATGGAACAATCTTAGAAAATAATTTTAACCTTCTAAAAAATATTGGAAAAAAAATAGGGCTTTTAAAAGAGTGCAGCCCTCTAAAATTACTAATTTCAGGCAATACTTTTGTAAGCGGTGAACACGGACTTTTCATAAAAAAAAATGAACATAAAAAAGAGGTAATTGATCATTTAGCAAAAGCAATTTACAACTTAATACAAACAAATAAAGAGCTCAAAAAAACTATAGATGCCTTTTTACTTAAAGACTTTATAAACGAATCTTTACACCTAACAGATACCTTAAAAAATTATAAATACCACCCTTTTTCTGTGGAACCTAATATGGTTTTAACGGTTCCAAAACATTGGCAAAGTTTTGAAGACTATTTGGCTGCCATGAAAACAAAGTTTAGAGTAAAAGCAAAAAAAGCATTTTCTCAAAGTAAAAACATAAAAATAGAAGATATTTCTGTAGATAAATTGGCTGCCCTAATGCCAGAAATAAGCAACCTTTACAAGAATGTGGCTACCAATGCAAAATTTAATCTTACAAATTTAAATGTACACACTTATGTTGATTTAAAAAAACATTTTGGAGATACTTTTATGGTAAAAGGATTCTATTTAAATGAAAAACTTGTAGGTTTTATGACTGGAGTAATAAACAATAAAACTTTAGATGCTCATTTTGTAGGTATAAATTACGATTTAAATAGAAAGTATGCCATTTACCAAAGAATGCTATATACTTACATTGAAATTGCTATTGCTAAAAAAGTTAACATTATTAATTTTGGAAGAACCGCCAGCGAAATTAAGAGTTCGGTAGGTGCCACACCACAAGAACTAACGGTATATGTAAGACATAAAAAAACCATCACTAACAAAATATTAAAACTTTTTTTACAAAGGATTCAACCTACTCCTTTTCAGCAAAAGTTTCCATTCAAAAAAAAATAA
- a CDS encoding efflux RND transporter periplasmic adaptor subunit, translating into MRKIILAVLGILCIVGAVFLGNFLIEKNQKPRPTYQKTIKTVFVDNVKNKEIPIVISANGNLVAKNKIALFSEVQGVLKSTQKPFKPGTNYRKFETLLSINSEEFEASLLAQRSNLFNLITAIMPDIRLDYPSEFEKWEKYLQRFNIQGNIPELPKFSSQKEKYFISGRQILTTYYAVKNLEVRYEKHQLKAPFSGILTEATVTPGSLVRVGQKLGEFIDTSAYELQVSINATFANLLKVGNSVTLFNADKSAQYTGKVVRVNGKVDQVSQTIMAFIEVKGVGLKEGLFLEANLIAKSVSNAIEMPRKLLVDNSAVYTVEKDTILTLKKIHVAYFGAENVVIQGLTNNDRILTQMLPGAFDGMVVKVNKK; encoded by the coding sequence ATGAGGAAAATAATTCTTGCAGTTTTAGGAATTCTGTGTATTGTAGGAGCAGTATTTTTAGGTAACTTTTTAATAGAAAAGAACCAAAAACCAAGGCCAACTTATCAAAAAACAATTAAAACGGTTTTTGTAGATAACGTAAAAAACAAAGAAATTCCTATTGTAATTTCTGCAAATGGTAATTTAGTTGCAAAGAACAAGATTGCTCTTTTTTCTGAGGTGCAAGGAGTTTTAAAAAGCACTCAAAAACCATTTAAACCAGGTACAAATTATCGAAAATTTGAAACTCTATTAAGTATTAATAGCGAGGAGTTTGAAGCAAGTTTACTAGCTCAAAGAAGTAATTTATTTAATTTGATAACTGCGATTATGCCTGATATTCGATTAGATTATCCTTCAGAATTTGAAAAATGGGAAAAATATTTACAACGGTTTAACATTCAGGGTAATATTCCTGAATTACCTAAATTTAGTAGCCAGAAAGAAAAATATTTTATTTCAGGGAGGCAAATTCTAACCACTTATTATGCGGTAAAAAATTTAGAAGTTCGCTATGAAAAACATCAATTAAAAGCACCATTTTCTGGTATTTTAACTGAAGCTACAGTAACGCCAGGATCTTTGGTAAGAGTTGGGCAAAAATTAGGCGAATTTATAGATACGAGTGCTTATGAACTTCAAGTTTCAATAAATGCAACTTTTGCAAATTTATTAAAAGTTGGCAATTCAGTAACGCTTTTTAATGCAGATAAATCTGCTCAGTATACAGGTAAAGTAGTTCGTGTAAACGGTAAAGTAGATCAGGTTTCTCAAACTATTATGGCTTTTATCGAGGTTAAAGGAGTAGGTTTAAAAGAAGGCTTATTTTTAGAAGCTAATTTAATTGCTAAATCTGTATCAAATGCCATTGAGATGCCAAGAAAATTATTAGTTGATAATTCTGCCGTGTATACCGTTGAAAAAGACACAATTTTAACCCTAAAAAAAATACATGTAGCCTATTTTGGTGCAGAGAATGTAGTAATTCAGGGCCTAACAAACAATGATCGAATTTTAACTCAAATGCTACCTGGTGCTTTCGACGGAATGGTGGTTAAAGTAAATAAGAAGTAG